A genomic window from Chloroflexota bacterium includes:
- a CDS encoding ABC transporter permease — translation MVFKNLMRRKTRTLLTVIGIAIGVAAVIALGAFAEGFINSYATILTSSGADVIVTQGDAADIILSAVDDTVGPQVSALPGVSKISGVLLGMITTPDVPYFVVFGLAPNEFGIGHYKIINGAKIAGARQVLLGKVAAKSFKKQVGDNFKIQGVSFRVVGIYETGQNIEEMGAVLALKEAQEIFKKPRQVTYYQLQVQRPEATTPVIAEIERRFPKLTASRSSTFMDDQQETQMLRAMGWFIGLLAIIAGGLVMMNTMLMSVFERTREIGVLCALGWRRGRVLRLIFGEAIVLSILGGILGVVLAIALVYWLNQLPALIGFLDNAITPALIAQGMVTALFLGVVGGLYPAWRAAGLQPVEAVRYEGAGSSAKTKTGNSFLGNIGGIAFRNVFRQRTRTVLTALAIGVGVGLAVTLGGMAEGLMGQLGAIGSQSGELTITEAKASDMSLAAIDDKVGRWAAGLSPVQYVSGTLIGVTSMPGTPYFLVWELDPTSYAIRHYAITEGERMRLPREMIIGKVAAKNLKKKIGDAVTISGNSFRIVGIYETGVGYEDGAGVIALQEAQRIFKKPNQVSFYFVKLRDPGHAEVVSQQIEARWSEVSVSKSTEYAEKTNDMQSFRAMSNALSFVAILIGGVGIMNAMLMSVFERTREIGTLRALGWRRRRVVGMIVRESLLLSFLSGFAGIAFGVGLGTLLTLEPTMGVMLKGDYSPALLAQAMGVALVLGAVGAMYPAWRAANLSPIEALRYE, via the coding sequence ATGGTTTTCAAGAATTTGATGCGTCGCAAGACACGCACCTTGTTGACGGTGATTGGCATTGCCATCGGCGTCGCAGCAGTGATCGCGTTGGGCGCGTTCGCGGAAGGTTTTATCAACTCGTACGCGACGATTCTCACGTCGAGCGGCGCAGACGTGATCGTCACACAAGGCGACGCCGCCGACATTATCCTTTCAGCAGTGGATGATACGGTGGGACCGCAGGTGAGCGCGTTGCCCGGTGTCAGCAAAATCTCCGGCGTTTTGCTTGGGATGATCACGACGCCGGACGTGCCGTACTTTGTCGTGTTCGGTCTTGCGCCGAACGAGTTTGGCATCGGGCACTACAAGATCATCAACGGCGCGAAGATCGCGGGCGCGCGTCAAGTGTTGCTCGGCAAAGTGGCGGCGAAGAGTTTCAAAAAACAGGTTGGCGATAATTTCAAAATCCAGGGCGTGTCGTTTCGCGTCGTCGGCATTTATGAAACCGGGCAGAACATCGAAGAGATGGGCGCGGTGCTCGCGTTGAAAGAGGCGCAAGAGATTTTCAAAAAGCCGCGCCAGGTCACGTACTATCAACTTCAGGTGCAACGTCCCGAAGCGACCACGCCGGTGATCGCCGAGATCGAACGACGATTCCCAAAGTTGACGGCATCGCGGTCGTCCACTTTTATGGACGACCAGCAAGAAACGCAGATGTTGCGCGCGATGGGCTGGTTCATCGGCTTGCTCGCGATCATTGCGGGCGGTTTGGTGATGATGAACACGATGCTGATGAGCGTCTTTGAGCGCACGCGCGAAATTGGTGTGTTGTGCGCGCTCGGTTGGCGGCGCGGACGCGTGTTGCGGTTGATCTTTGGCGAAGCAATTGTCCTGAGCATCCTAGGAGGCATCCTTGGAGTGGTGCTCGCGATTGCGCTCGTGTACTGGTTGAATCAACTCCCCGCGCTGATTGGATTTCTTGACAACGCGATTACGCCGGCGTTGATCGCGCAAGGCATGGTAACCGCGCTGTTTCTCGGCGTGGTCGGCGGATTGTATCCCGCATGGCGCGCGGCGGGCTTGCAACCGGTCGAAGCGGTGCGCTACGAAGGCGCGGGTAGTTCGGCGAAAACAAAAACTGGGAATTCATTCCTCGGGAATATCGGCGGGATTGCGTTTCGCAATGTGTTTCGTCAACGGACGCGCACCGTGTTGACCGCGCTCGCGATTGGCGTGGGCGTTGGACTCGCGGTGACGCTGGGCGGCATGGCGGAAGGACTCATGGGACAACTGGGCGCGATTGGGAGTCAGAGCGGCGAGTTGACGATCACCGAAGCGAAAGCATCGGACATGTCGCTCGCGGCAATTGACGACAAGGTCGGACGCTGGGCGGCGGGCTTGTCTCCGGTGCAGTACGTGTCGGGCACGTTGATCGGCGTGACCTCGATGCCGGGCACGCCATACTTTCTCGTGTGGGAACTCGATCCGACGAGTTATGCGATTCGGCATTACGCAATCACCGAAGGCGAGCGAATGCGCTTGCCGCGCGAGATGATCATCGGCAAGGTCGCCGCGAAAAATTTGAAAAAGAAAATCGGCGATGCCGTGACGATTTCAGGGAACTCGTTTCGAATCGTGGGGATTTACGAGACCGGCGTTGGCTATGAAGACGGCGCGGGCGTGATCGCCCTGCAAGAAGCGCAACGTATTTTCAAAAAGCCGAACCAGGTGAGTTTCTACTTTGTGAAATTGCGCGACCCCGGTCATGCCGAGGTGGTGAGCCAGCAAATCGAGGCGCGATGGTCCGAGGTGAGCGTATCAAAATCCACCGAGTACGCGGAAAAAACGAACGACATGCAATCGTTCCGCGCGATGTCGAACGCGCTGTCGTTCGTCGCGATTCTGATCGGCGGCGTCGGCATTATGAACGCGATGTTGATGAGCGTGTTCGAACGGACGCGCGAGATCGGCACACTGCGCGCGCTCGGTTGGCGGCGACGACGCGTCGTCGGCATGATCGTGCGTGAATCGCTCTTGCTCAGTTTCTTGAGCGGATTTGCCGGCATCGCGTTCGGCGTGGGCTTGGGCACACTCCTCACGCTCGAACCGACGATGGGCGTGATGCTCAAAGGGGATTACTCGCCCGCGCTGTTGGCGCAAGCGATGGGCGTGGCTTTGGTGCTGGGCGCAGTCGGCGCAATGTATCCGGCGTGGCGCGCGGCGAATCTTTCGCCGATTGAAGCGCTGCGCTATGAATAA
- a CDS encoding isoprenylcysteine carboxylmethyltransferase family protein, with product MEKGLNAQEQTALSKSTIRKAVAGLVVITAFPAAIMFLAAGRLDWWEAWLMIGVLAISTIMSRVIMLRKYPELAMERARWTENRNTKAWDKQLMPIVALYGPALMWLVAGLDKRLSASPPLAVELEIAAFALVILGYLFSIWAFLENKFFSAVVRIQTERGHTVVNTGPYRWVRHPGYAGGIVGYLITPIALGTLWVFLPAVLTGIAVIARTALEDQTLQNELAGYREYAARVRYRLLPGVW from the coding sequence ATGGAAAAAGGATTGAATGCTCAGGAACAAACCGCGTTGTCCAAGTCAACCATTCGCAAAGCGGTGGCGGGCTTGGTTGTGATAACGGCATTCCCTGCCGCGATCATGTTCCTTGCGGCAGGACGCCTGGACTGGTGGGAAGCATGGCTTATGATTGGCGTGCTTGCGATCTCGACAATAATGAGTCGGGTGATTATGTTGCGCAAGTATCCCGAACTTGCAATGGAACGCGCGCGCTGGACGGAGAATCGGAACACCAAAGCATGGGACAAACAGCTGATGCCGATCGTCGCGCTGTACGGTCCGGCGTTGATGTGGCTGGTTGCCGGGTTGGACAAACGCTTGAGTGCTTCGCCGCCACTCGCCGTCGAGTTGGAAATTGCGGCGTTCGCTTTGGTGATCCTGGGATACCTGTTCAGCATCTGGGCATTTCTGGAAAACAAATTCTTTTCGGCGGTGGTGCGGATTCAAACGGAGCGCGGGCATACGGTTGTCAACACGGGACCGTATCGCTGGGTGCGTCATCCCGGTTATGCCGGCGGCATCGTCGGTTATTTGATAACGCCGATTGCGTTGGGAACGCTGTGGGTGTTTCTGCCGGCGGTGTTGACCGGCATTGCTGTCATCGCGCGGACGGCGTTGGAAGATCAAACGTTGCAAAACGAGTTAGCGGGTTATCGGGAGTACGCCGCGCGCGTGCGTTATCGTTTGTTGCCGGGCGTATGGTAG
- a CDS encoding efflux RND transporter periplasmic adaptor subunit, translating to MSKRNVFIGIILLIVVVGAFLATGGSNPLAPKSTPTPVAAFDELDYLVTASGTLLPIKRANLGFTVPGKIVKVEVAENDVVKPGAVLARLEAAELEAAVAAARAQLAQLKAGPTKEDIAIAQATLANAQAQLAKVRAPVVVEDVAIARAALESTAAIMRDAQSQYDRVRNDPQVGMYPESQKLHLATQEYRIAEARYKQVTKGAIAEDVRIAESAVNVAQANMNRVQAGARPEEIAAAQARLDQALAALNATILTAPFGGTIAALNAREGETVAPGVSVITLGDLSALRLETDDLSETSIARVKIGQSVTVTFEALSGKKFNGTVLSIAPIASAKQGGTNYTVTVQVEKLDPVLRWGMTGHVEINTR from the coding sequence ATGTCAAAGCGAAATGTGTTTATCGGGATCATTCTGTTGATCGTGGTGGTTGGCGCGTTTTTAGCGACGGGCGGGAGCAATCCACTCGCGCCGAAATCAACGCCGACGCCGGTCGCGGCGTTCGACGAACTCGATTACCTGGTCACGGCATCGGGGACGTTGCTGCCGATCAAACGGGCGAACCTGGGTTTCACCGTGCCGGGCAAAATCGTCAAGGTCGAGGTTGCAGAGAACGACGTGGTCAAGCCAGGCGCGGTATTGGCGCGACTCGAAGCGGCGGAACTCGAAGCGGCGGTCGCGGCGGCGCGCGCACAACTCGCGCAATTAAAAGCCGGACCGACGAAAGAAGATATCGCGATCGCGCAGGCGACCTTGGCGAACGCGCAGGCGCAACTTGCCAAGGTGCGCGCGCCGGTCGTAGTGGAAGATGTCGCGATTGCGCGCGCCGCGCTCGAAAGTACGGCAGCCATCATGCGCGACGCGCAATCGCAGTACGACCGCGTGCGAAATGATCCGCAGGTTGGTATGTACCCAGAGAGTCAAAAGTTGCACCTGGCAACCCAGGAGTACCGCATCGCCGAAGCGCGTTACAAGCAAGTGACGAAGGGCGCGATTGCGGAAGATGTGCGGATCGCCGAATCCGCCGTCAATGTCGCGCAAGCGAATATGAATCGCGTCCAAGCCGGCGCGCGCCCGGAAGAAATCGCGGCGGCGCAAGCGCGTCTCGATCAGGCGCTTGCCGCGCTCAACGCGACGATTCTCACCGCGCCGTTCGGCGGTACGATTGCCGCGCTCAATGCGCGCGAGGGCGAAACGGTTGCGCCCGGCGTGTCCGTCATCACGCTCGGCGACTTGAGCGCGTTGCGCCTGGAGACGGACGATTTGAGCGAGACGAGTATCGCGCGCGTGAAAATCGGACAGAGCGTCACGGTGACGTTTGAGGCGCTGTCCGGGAAAAAATTTAATGGGACGGTGTTGAGCATCGCGCCGATTGCATCGGCGAAGCAAGGTGGCACGAATTACACGGTGACGGTTCAGGTGGAAAAGCTCGACCCCGTGTTGCGGTGGGGCATGACCGGGCACGTCGAGATCAACACGCGGTGA
- a CDS encoding MBL fold metallo-hydrolase, producing the protein MILDTLVVGPLGVNCYLIGDAETRQAIVIDPGGNARDILKAIERLKLQVTLIVNTHAHFDHVIALSEIRVATRAPFVLHAEEAPVLAHAQASAALFGMTVRQPDPADRLLEEGDDIRVGSLAFKVLHTPGHTPGGLCLSGEQCVITGDTLFQGSIGRTDLPGGDYVTLMQSIRDKLLMLPDATVVYPGHGDATTMGEERALNPFLRPLITGQWNV; encoded by the coding sequence ATGATTCTCGATACCTTGGTTGTTGGTCCGTTGGGCGTGAATTGCTATCTCATCGGCGACGCGGAAACGCGGCAAGCCATCGTGATTGATCCCGGCGGTAACGCGCGCGATATTCTCAAGGCGATTGAGCGACTCAAGTTACAAGTCACGCTGATCGTCAACACGCACGCCCATTTCGATCACGTGATCGCGTTGAGCGAAATTCGCGTTGCCACGCGCGCGCCGTTTGTGCTTCACGCGGAGGAGGCGCCGGTCTTGGCGCACGCGCAGGCGAGCGCGGCGTTGTTCGGAATGACGGTGCGTCAGCCCGATCCCGCCGACCGATTGTTGGAAGAAGGCGATGACATCCGCGTCGGCTCACTCGCGTTCAAGGTCTTGCACACCCCAGGTCACACGCCGGGCGGATTGTGCTTGTCCGGCGAGCAGTGCGTCATCACCGGCGATACGCTGTTTCAGGGGAGTATCGGGCGCACCGATTTGCCCGGCGGCGATTACGTCACATTGATGCAATCTATTCGCGATAAACTGCTGATGCTGCCGGACGCGACCGTCGTCTATCCGGGGCACGGCGACGCGACGACGATGGGCGAGGAGCGCGCGCTCAATCCCTTCCTGCGTCCGCTGATCACCGGGCAGTGGAACGTATGA
- a CDS encoding MarR family transcriptional regulator — MSKKTEDGSSSAKRHFAEEVGLMFDQEGLPQMAGRIWGWMLICESPQVSLQELAEVLNASKGSISTMSRLLIRAGVIERIAIPGHRRDHVRLKSGGWTHYVEESMLRVSAYRALAERGLELLEGKDPTARATLTELRDLYAFFEQEMPALMDRWERKRKSAR, encoded by the coding sequence ATGAGCAAAAAAACGGAGGATGGCAGTAGTTCGGCGAAGCGACACTTCGCCGAAGAGGTTGGCTTGATGTTCGACCAGGAGGGGTTGCCGCAGATGGCGGGTCGCATTTGGGGTTGGATGCTGATTTGCGAGTCGCCGCAGGTCTCCCTGCAGGAGCTTGCCGAGGTTCTGAATGCGAGCAAGGGGTCTATTAGCACGATGAGCCGACTGCTGATTCGTGCGGGGGTAATCGAGCGCATCGCGATCCCAGGGCATCGGCGGGATCACGTGCGGCTCAAGAGCGGCGGTTGGACGCATTACGTCGAAGAAAGTATGTTGCGTGTGTCGGCGTATCGCGCGTTGGCGGAACGCGGTCTGGAATTGCTCGAAGGCAAAGATCCCACTGCACGCGCCACTCTGACGGAACTGCGGGATTTATACGCGTTCTTTGAACAAGAAATGCCGGCGTTGATGGATCGGTGGGAGAGAAAGCGCAAAAGCGCACGATAG
- a CDS encoding ABC transporter ATP-binding protein produces the protein MADAKKTVVETRDLTKIYGDGEGVRALDGVNLQILAGEFVAVMGPSGSGKSTLLNILGALDRPTRGVCLVNGQDLAKVRDLDRFRSKTVGFVFQLHNLIPTLTSVENIEVPLQEEKMTDPARRARALRLLELVGLADRVHFLPNQLSGGQRQRVAIARALANQPAIILADEPTGNLDSKSTDEIMDLLRRLNREQGTTFIVVTHNPAVARAADRIVTVRDGKILRDEKIDSVYLEDLREFKESALGHAILDGAVPEELRGLGLERVAGEVKAMLEKV, from the coding sequence ATGGCAGACGCAAAGAAAACCGTGGTCGAAACTAGAGACCTGACAAAAATTTACGGCGATGGCGAGGGCGTCCGCGCGCTTGACGGCGTCAATCTCCAAATTCTCGCGGGCGAATTCGTCGCGGTGATGGGACCGTCGGGCAGTGGCAAGAGTACGCTCCTCAACATTCTCGGCGCGCTGGATCGTCCGACGCGTGGCGTGTGCTTGGTCAACGGGCAAGACCTGGCAAAGGTGCGCGACCTGGATCGCTTTCGTTCCAAGACGGTGGGCTTTGTGTTTCAACTGCACAACTTGATTCCCACGCTCACGTCGGTCGAAAATATCGAAGTGCCACTGCAAGAAGAAAAGATGACCGACCCGGCGCGGCGCGCGCGTGCGTTGCGGTTGCTCGAACTGGTGGGCTTGGCGGATCGCGTTCACTTTTTGCCGAATCAACTGTCCGGCGGACAGCGGCAACGCGTCGCGATTGCGCGCGCGCTCGCGAACCAACCCGCGATCATTCTCGCGGATGAACCGACCGGCAACCTCGATAGCAAAAGCACCGACGAGATCATGGATTTATTGCGCCGGTTGAATCGCGAGCAAGGTACGACCTTTATCGTCGTCACGCACAACCCGGCAGTCGCGCGCGCGGCGGATCGCATCGTCACGGTGCGCGATGGCAAAATTCTGCGCGACGAAAAAATTGACAGTGTGTATCTCGAAGACTTGCGCGAGTTTAAAGAGTCCGCGCTCGGTCACGCGATTCTCGACGGCGCGGTGCCGGAGGAGTTGCGCGGTTTGGGGTTGGAGCGTGTTGCGGGAGAAGTGAAAGCGATGTTGGAAAAAGTGTGA